One part of the Nematostella vectensis chromosome 8, jaNemVect1.1, whole genome shotgun sequence genome encodes these proteins:
- the LOC5505699 gene encoding D(1C) dopamine receptor, whose protein sequence is MMNLSVLEKEMNAISWNNTKGGGTMQRPTWYWVLRVIMTLLTVLGNGLVMYIIASRKRLRQRRSPNWYILSLAVADFCVGVYNGPSLFLYVWLPVTYSPETWAILEFFMNVFLIASVANLFALTLDRYLAIVHPFTHHNLVNSNGCLAMIVIAWMVALLQRIPFLVLKLNNAESSTFLRYQIFYIPTFVILPNIFMIYAYVRIAFVARRHLKHMRATDVQESSNSTTNPSNTRQRRLETRHRNASTAAVGVVIAIFLVCSSFLQYWLICNYFDVPTCNENESNIRFYAMVLMRYFNSAPNFFVYALMKNDFRNEVRSLFSCL, encoded by the coding sequence ATGATGAATCTATCTGTTCTCGAGAAAGAAATGAATGCGATTTCTTGGAATAATACTAAAGGCGGTGGGACTATGCAACGTCCAACATGGTACTGGGTACTAAGAGTGATTATGACGCTTTTAACTGTTCTTGGAAATGGTTTAGTTATGTACATCATTGCTTCTAGGAAAAGACTCCGACAGCGAAGATCCCCGAACTGGTATATTCTGTCGTTGGCAGTTGCGGATTTCTGCGTTGGTGTTTACAACGGACCAAGTCTCTTCTTATACGTTTGGTTACCAGTGACGTACAGTCCCGAGACATGGGCAATACTGGAGTTTTTCATGAACGTTTTTTTAATTGCCTCAGTGGCAAACCTTTTTGCATTAACTCTCGACAGATATCTGGCTATTGTCCATCCTTTCACCCACCATAATCTAGTAAACTCTAACGGTTGTCTCGCCATGATAGTAATAGCCTGGATGGTCGCACTTCTTCAACGAATTCCGTTTCTCGTTCTGAAACTTAATAACGCTGAAAGCTCTACATTCTTACGATACCAGATCTTCTATATCCCAACCTTCGTAATCTTACCAAATATCTTCATGATTTACGCATACGTACGAATAGCATTTGTCGCTAGAAGGCACTTAAAACATATGCGTGCAACCGACGTGCAGGAGTCAAGCAACTCTACCACTAACCCTAGCAACACTCGGCAGAGACGCCTCGAAACTCGTCATAGAAATGCTTCCACAGCGGCTGTTGGCGTCGTCATAGCAATTTTCCTCGTTTGCAGTTCGTTTTTGCAGTACTGGTTGATCTGTAACTACTTCGATGTGCCTACGTGTAATGAGAACGAATCGAACATACGCTTCTACGCTATGGTACTCATGCGGTACTTCAACTCGGCACCGAAT